The following nucleotide sequence is from Mesobacillus jeotgali.
TTCAGAGAATACGAAGGTTATTTGGTATACCCTTTTTTAGTATATCACGATGGATTTTGATATTTTAATGAAAAATATTGACAAACTATTAGCTGGTTTTGTTTAATAAGGAATTCAACAAAAAAGGCCACTTATCCTCCTTGGACCGCAGCCAGTAGCATTAAAGAAAAAGTCACCCTTTTCTTAAAATAGTATTAAACATTTCAGGTCTGTCCTTTTCAAAGGCTTCTATTAGTTCCTTACCGAATATAGTAATTGATCCTTCCCAGGGATGACCTAAAAATCCCCATTGGAAATCTTCTTGAATAAAGAAGTTATAATCACCATCTGGGACAATAGGAATTATCCACTCATTAAATTCGTCTTTTGGGAACTCTAAGAAGGGATTAACCCAATAACCAGGATGCTGCCAATCTAAGGAATAAAAATACTCACCATTGTTAGTTACTTTTTGAAAAGCTGATATTGCTTTTTCTTCAAGATCTTTATAATTGAAATCTAATTCCTCTAAATCAAGTGACCCATTTAAGTATCTTGAAATATCATAAGTGCTAAATGGATTTGGAACATAAAATGACGGAAAAGCAGAGATGCTTGGTTTGAATAGAAACTTTGTATGTACCTGTTTCCATACTTTATCTTCTTCAGATTGTGTAAGTTCAATCCAATTATTTATATAAACTCCCCCAATGTAGTAATGTAAACTACTTCTTATTCAACTATCCTCCCTCAATAAAAGAAGCCAAAACGCCCGATTTCTCTGGTTTTCACAGTATTTCACTAGTAGCCATTTACAGTCATGAATATCGTCATTATGGTTGGATTTATCTTATGAGGATAAATTTGGACTTCATAAGCAAAAAGACCTTATACCCGTTCTGCCACTAACTTACAATAATTGGTGGCTATGGTATTTTATGATCGCACTGGTGGATGTCCACATTTCTCATGGAGGTCAACCCTCCCATGCCTCACAGAGTCTTCGCTCTCAAATTCCTTCGTCCAACCTTTCCATGAGGTGGATGTCAGTCATGCTGCCCCACAGGGTCACTGCCCGAAGTTTAGTTGCTTTGCTGACTAATCCGTGCTTCAAATATATATGACGTACTTCAACCTAAAAACCTACCTGCTACTCTACAGTTGCCACCAAATTAAGCGGCCAATCTAGCTCCAATTTGTTCTCTCATATGAGGTATATCCTTTAACATTCTTTCTTCACTGAACTCAAATTGCTTTTTGCCTATGGCAAAGAAAATACGAATCAATTTATTGCACAAGGCGATTAGGGACTGCATCTTCTTTAACGGATTATCGGGACGCTGGGTATAGTAGGTATGCAAAGCCTTGAATGCTTGGTTCTTGGCGACCATAATCATACACACCCTGAACAGGAGTGCCCTCAGCTTCTTCCTGCCTCTTTTGGTTATCTTGGTTTGTCCCTTATGCTTGCCAGAAGTGTTTTCCTTCAAGCTCAAACCTGCCAGTTTGATGATTTGTCTTGGGTGGGAGTAATCTTGTAGATCTCCCACTTCGGCAAAGAAGCCGGCAACAGTATCTCTTCCTACACCCTTAATCGCCAACATTTGCTGGACACCAGGGATATGTTCAATCAGGTTATCTATCTTTGAATCTAATTCTTCAAATTTCATTTGGATTAAATCATACTTATCTAGCAATGTAGTCAACTCAAGTTTCGCCATAGCTGCGCCTTGGCGAAGCCCGATTGATTCTGTCGCTGCACGCTTCAACTCTTGTATCTTGTTCAGTCCCACACTTCGTGTAACTGCTTTCCTTAGATGAATCAGTAAATCCTGATCAGAATAGCTAATTAGTTCGTGTGGTAAGGCTTCCAGCCTTAAAAATTGCAGGGCTGCTTTCCCTTCCCAGCTTTTAAAAACCGTCAAGAACTCGGGAAAATATCGGTCGATCCAGTTGTGAATCTGCCCCTGCACGGTTTGAAGGTCATCAGTCAGTAGATCACGAATTTTTTTCGCCACCCTGAGTTCTGCAAAAACCCCTTGTGGAATCGTAGGTTCGGCGTATCTACCATCCTTGACAAGCTGTGCAATGACTCTGGCATCTTTCACATCGTTTTTTGTCGGTGAATTGTCGTCGAGTTCCTTGCTTTTCTTTACATGTAACGGATTAACAGCTACAAACTTTATCTTATGTTCTTTCAGAACGTGAGCTAGGTTTAACCAATAATGACCGGTTGGCTCCATGCCTACAATCACTTGTTCCATCTCTTGTTCTTTTTTAAGTTGAAGGATCCAGTCGAGGAAAAGTTGAAATCCTTGCTTGGTATTATCAAAAAAGCAGGGTGACCCAAACTCCATACCTCTATAGTCCTGCGCGCGTGCGACATGTTTGAACTTCGCAATATCAACACCTATAATTAAAGTCTGAGAAGTAATTTGAGCAATTTTATCATTTTGGTTATAATTCATTACACGGCCTCCTGGTATATGAGTTTTGTCCTTTTCGCTGGCCAGCTTCAGGACTCTCTCATTCTACCAAGAGGCTATTTTTTTATACAAACTCCATTTTCTTTCATTACAGGAATGCTGCTTCTTTGCTTCAACAAAAGCAGCTACTGAACCTGCTTGGACGATCAGTAGCTGAATAAACTCTATTCATCATTCCATTTAGTAATTGCATAAAAAATTTCTTTAGGGTTTGGTTTAGGTTTTATAATTATGGAATGTAGAAGCTATTTAATCTCTACATCAAATATAAAAGATGCTTCTCCATCGGACCATTTCCCTACCACTTCGTATATATAGTGACCACTATTAGATGGAACTGTGATCTGTTTTTCTGTTAAAGTTATCTCTTTTGATTTTCCGTCTTCACTATACTGGTAAACAGTTAAGTTCGGGTCATCTTCAATAAGGATTTCAATCTTACTGTTCTTTTCTATTACTAAATCATTAAATCCTTTAGCAATTTCCATTGGTGTGTCAGTAGAACCAACTTGTTCTATCGACATTTTTTCACCCTTCCATTTATAATTTCCTACCCTCATTTCATATTCAGTTGCATCAACAATAATCTTTCCAATTACAGGTATTTGTTCTTCCTTTGAAACGTTTTGCAATCCGCAACCAACAACAAATAAAGATAACGTAATCATAACAAGAATCTTTTTCAAACCTACACCACCTTAAAATTTTATTAGGTTCTAACCTTACATAATTTACCTTTATTTTATATTAACAGAATTTAATTATCTTGTACTAAACTCCCTCAATAAATGAAGCCAAAACGCCGATTTACTCATGTTTTCTTAGAATTTCATAGTCGTTTACCTTCCGGTAACTGGCTTTATAAATGGAGGATCTTCACTTGAAAGGATTTTTTTGGACAGAGTAAGAAAAAAGAGCTACAACCCACTAACCAGTTCCTTACAGAAAATGGTGGATGAGTAAAAATATAACCGCACTGGTGGATGTCCACATTTACTCATGGAGGTCAACCCTCCCATGCCTCACAGAGTCTTCGCTCTCAAATTCCTTCGTCCAACCTTTCCATGAGGTGGATGTCAGCCATGCTGCCCCACAGGGTCTTAGCCCGTAATTTAGTTGCTTTGCCGACTAATCCGTGCTTCAAATGTCTCCAAAATCTATAAAACCAGAACTACTATTCATCTAAACTAAAACAGAGTTACGCTGCCATTTCCGTCTTCTGGGCTAGTGCCAAATGAGGGATGTCCTTTAACATCTTTTCTTCATTAAACTCAAATTGCTTTTTACCAATACTAAAGAGGATCCGGATTAGTTTATTACACAAAGCGATCAGGGACTGCATCTTCTTTAATGGATTATCCGGACGTTGAGTATAGTACGCATGTAACGCCTTAAATGCCGTATTTTTGGCGACAAGAATCATACAAACCCTGAATAACAGGGCCCTTAGCTTCTTACGGCCCCTTTTTGTAATGGTCGTTTTTCCTTTGTGCTTACCCGATGTATTTTCTTTCAAGCTTAAACCGGCCAGCTTGATAATTTGCCTGGGATGATTATATTCGCCTAAATCTCCTACTTCAGCGAAGAAGCCGGCAATTGTATCCCTGCCCACACCTTTTATCGCTAACATTTGTTGTACACCTGGAATATCATTAAGCAGACCGTCAAGTCTTGCATCCAATTCTCCGAATTGTAACTGGATTAATTCATACTTAGCCAGAATGGTTTTTAGCTCAAGCCTGGCCATTTCAGCACCTTGTCGAAGTCCGATGGACTTACTGGCTGCCTGTTTTAACTCGCGAATCTTGTTTAATCCAACACTCCGTGATACGGATTTTCTCAAATGAACGAGTAGTTCTTCTTCGGTGAATACAGCTATTTCATGTGGCAAGGCATAGAGCTTTAAGAATTGTAAAGCAGCCTTACCTTCCCATTTCTTAAATACCTTGAGGAATTCCGGAAAATACCGGTCAATCCAGTTGTGTACCTGTCCTTGGACCGTTTGTAGGTCTTCAGTTAAAAGATCGCGAATTTTCTTTGCCACCCGGAGTTCTGCATAAACACCTTGCGGTATCGTAGGTTCTGCGTATCTTCCGTCCTTGACCAGCTGAGCTATGACCTTGGCATCTTTCACATCATTCTTCGTAGGTGAGTTATCATCCAACTCCTTGCTTTTCTTGACGTGCAAGGGGTTTACAGCGACAAATTTAATCCCGTTATCTTTTAAAATATGGGCCAAGTTAAACCAATAATGGCCTGTCGGCTCCATGCCAACCATCACTTTTTCCATACGCTGTTCTTTTTTAATTTCCGAAATCCATTTAAGAAAATGCTCAATTCCTTCTTTAGTATTTTCAAATTGACATGGAGATCCAAACTCTATTCCCCTAAAATCTTGAGCCCGTGCCACATGCTTGAATTTGGCAATATCGACTCCTATAATAAGAGTCTGAGAAGTTATTTGAGCAATCTTCTTATTCTGGTTATAATTCATTTTAAAGCCTCCTGGTATTTGAGATATCTGTCCTTTTTGCTGGCCAGCGTCAGGACTCTCTCATTCTACCAAGAGGTTATTTTTTTGTTCAAACACCATTTTCCTTCATTACAGGAATGCTGCTCCGTTAGTCTAATAAGGAATTCAATAAAAAGGTGCATTATCCTTCTGGATCAACGCATCCGTTTATGGAGTTAGAAGATTTAACTCTCCTCACTTTTTCTTGTAAAAGAACCCAACTACTGATGTAATAAAGCCTACTGCAAATATTATCTGCACAAGACTTGATGGAGAACTTGGCTCCCATCTAGATAGGTTTTGAATAAATAGACTTACTATCATAATAGATATTCCTAATAGCATAATCCTAATTGGTTCTTTCATAAGTAAACCTCCCTTATTTGGTCACTTCATCTGCAACAAATCATTCCCCAATAGTTATAGAAGAGACAGCCTGGTTCATTATCGCATCCGTTCAATACAGTAATATTAAAAACCTTCAATTATGGTGTGCAGTAACCTTTTTTCCGATAAAGAAAGATATAAAGGCAAAAATAATTAAAAAGAAACTAAGAATGCCATAGGCTACACCTTCAAATCCCCTAATGGAAACAAAACTAATATAAAAGATAATAACAGCAGATATACTTAATAGGGTTCCTGGCAACATTCTGACAAACAACGGATAACCTTTCTTTCCAAACCACCAAGTAACCACCATTAGAATAATACCTGGTATAAGAGCAATTAGGAATGGTCCTAAAATCATCATAAAAACGCCTCCTCCTACCATTTTACAGAATGTTCTAGTTAAACATTACTGCTTCGTTAGTTAAATAAGGCCTACCATAATTTTACCATATTTCTAAGCTGTATTTTTATTTTTCAGAAAAAACCTTATATAGGTCATTTGTTCAACGCTTATAAATGATATCCTCCCATTTATAAACTTTTTCCGCTATGCCAATCCGCTGAGCCGGTGTTTCCTCTTTATCCCCTGATTTAAATGTCTTGCAAAAGTTGTAGTAAGTCCTCAGAATGGTGAGGCTCATTTGTGCGTACTTTGGATTGAAGTTGGAATATATATAGGACTTACCATCACCACGAGAAGTAACTAATGGTCTTTCAAGGACAGAGAGGCAGCGTCTTATCTCTTGTAAAAAAGCATTAATGGAATTGTCATTCACCTTTTCAACAAACATTGCCAATGAGCGAGGGGATAAATGGGTCATATCTGTCACGCAGTCGATCATACGCTTACCCCTGTCCTTAGTGCCTAGTGGATGCTCAATAGGATTCTCTTTATGTGAATGATAAACCTTTCCTTGTTCGCTGTAGTGGACGTTGTGAAATGTATGGCTGTTTAATCTTTCCTCTAAATAGCGATACGCAAGAACTTGTAAATCCTTTTCCTCGAAACCACGATTTTCTCCCCAAGCCTTCAAATCTTGAATCGATTGCCGGTACTCCTGGAATGCTTCTTTCCTAGAAAGTGCTTTGTTTATCTTGGTAGTGAAAAGATATGTATCTTTGTTTTTAATTTCATTTGTAAATACTCTATTGATTGCTGTTTTTAACGAATTGTCTTCGTCTGTAATGAACCTCCACTTCGGCGACTGTACGAGATGTTTAATATGCCAGAGATGGGCTACAGTGGTATACGTTTGGTTGACGTGCAATCCATCCACATAGAAAAACCTTCTGTTAAAGTCATCTAGTTTATACAGGTACTCCTGCATAGTCTCTGTGTCATTGAGAGAAGGCTCCATTGGATGAACTCCGTACTTATTAAATTTGGCGTTTTTGCTCAAAAAGTAATTTAAATGGTCATCTTTGTACATTTCGGTGTCAGAGAAAATTTGCTCCTTCTTTATCTCCCAGTCGTAACACACATCCGCTCTAAACACATACCTCGAATGATAATGGCTGCTTATCACCACTTGTGTGGGGAGTTGTTTTTCCACAGAGGAAGGATTTGATTTTTTAGAATAGCCTTTCTTACGAACGTTATTTAAGACATACATCATCTTGTCTGTGTTAATCCACATTTCATCGAATGTCTTCTTTTGAAAAGCGTTCGTTTCTCGTGTTTCCAAGAATTCCAGACAGCATCTATACAACCATTCGAGCTTAGAGTAATATGTCCCTCGACCTATACCCAATATTTCACAAGTCCGGGATATAGGAGACCGATTGATCAAATGTTTGGCTACTGAATCAAGATATCATTTCTTTGCTGATGATAGCCTGTATTTCGTTTCTTATCAGGCAAGACATTGGTGAACTTTTTACACACTTTACACTGATATCTTTGAGATTTAGCAGTACTTGTTCCTCTTTTGTAGAAATCCTTTGAGCTTGAAAAGGGAGTCGTGGTAATTCTGCAATCATCTTTATGGAAAATATAAGTTTGGTCTAATGGCAAAACAGTATTGATCCTATGTAAGCGTTCAATTTCGGTTGATATCGACCAATTTGACAACGTACTAGTGGTACATCCTAAAGAGGGTATTTCATTAAATCCACCATTACCTTTTCCGCAAATAATCACTTTTTCGTTTTCTTTCCCCGAAAGTCGATACCTCTTAGCCCTCCCATTAAATTTTGTCTGTTCCTTTCCGTAATAACTACAATAAGGGTTTGCACAGTAATTTAGTTGAATGTAGTGGGGTTGTCCATATAATTCAAAATGGACCGGCCGATAGATCTCAACGTTAAATTGAGCCATAAACTGTTTTGGGGTCAATACGTCATAAAGCAGGTTACGTTCCTTAATGCTTTCTTCCGATACTGGAGTATTTATTGGAGTTAAGGAATCATCAACTTCTGCTAACCGCTTCATTTTTGTCATTGCTCAATGCCTAAGTCCCGCTTAAGACGGACATTATTCCTCAATGATTTAATATGTTCAATAAAATTGTCATCTTCTAGGATGTTTGGAATAAACTCCTCTAACACCTGATTTTCTGTAAGACCAGTATAACTAGCGTAAGACTCAATGATTTTCCGTGTCCTTTCAGACAAGTTAAATTCTACAGGTTCTAAATTTACATATTTGGGTTTAATG
It contains:
- a CDS encoding IS110 family transposase, with the protein product MNYNQNKKIAQITSQTLIIGVDIAKFKHVARAQDFRGIEFGSPCQFENTKEGIEHFLKWISEIKKEQRMEKVMVGMEPTGHYWFNLAHILKDNGIKFVAVNPLHVKKSKELDDNSPTKNDVKDAKVIAQLVKDGRYAEPTIPQGVYAELRVAKKIRDLLTEDLQTVQGQVHNWIDRYFPEFLKVFKKWEGKAALQFLKLYALPHEIAVFTEEELLVHLRKSVSRSVGLNKIRELKQAASKSIGLRQGAEMARLELKTILAKYELIQLQFGELDARLDGLLNDIPGVQQMLAIKGVGRDTIAGFFAEVGDLGEYNHPRQIIKLAGLSLKENTSGKHKGKTTITKRGRKKLRALLFRVCMILVAKNTAFKALHAYYTQRPDNPLKKMQSLIALCNKLIRILFSIGKKQFEFNEEKMLKDIPHLALAQKTEMAA
- a CDS encoding YesK family protein, with translation MMILGPFLIALIPGIILMVVTWWFGKKGYPLFVRMLPGTLLSISAVIIFYISFVSIRGFEGVAYGILSFFLIIFAFISFFIGKKVTAHHN
- a CDS encoding IS110 family transposase, with translation MNYNQNDKIAQITSQTLIIGVDIAKFKHVARAQDYRGMEFGSPCFFDNTKQGFQLFLDWILQLKKEQEMEQVIVGMEPTGHYWLNLAHVLKEHKIKFVAVNPLHVKKSKELDDNSPTKNDVKDARVIAQLVKDGRYAEPTIPQGVFAELRVAKKIRDLLTDDLQTVQGQIHNWIDRYFPEFLTVFKSWEGKAALQFLRLEALPHELISYSDQDLLIHLRKAVTRSVGLNKIQELKRAATESIGLRQGAAMAKLELTTLLDKYDLIQMKFEELDSKIDNLIEHIPGVQQMLAIKGVGRDTVAGFFAEVGDLQDYSHPRQIIKLAGLSLKENTSGKHKGQTKITKRGRKKLRALLFRVCMIMVAKNQAFKALHTYYTQRPDNPLKKMQSLIALCNKLIRIFFAIGKKQFEFSEERMLKDIPHMREQIGARLAA
- a CDS encoding DUF2716 domain-containing protein, with product MNNWIELTQSEEDKVWKQVHTKFLFKPSISAFPSFYVPNPFSTYDISRYLNGSLDLEELDFNYKDLEEKAISAFQKVTNNGEYFYSLDWQHPGYWVNPFLEFPKDEFNEWIIPIVPDGDYNFFIQEDFQWGFLGHPWEGSITIFGKELIEAFEKDRPEMFNTILRKG